From Haloglomus litoreum, the proteins below share one genomic window:
- the mfnA gene encoding tyrosine decarboxylase MfnA has product MQRVEQDPQDFGRVLSSMCTEPHPAARDAAERFLATNPGDPGTYETVAKLERRAVDLLGEVVGLPDVAGYVASGGTEANIQAVRIARNRFETDTRNPNVVAPQHAHFSFWKAADVLGVELRTAPLSGYTANLEAIKQQVDEDTIAVVGVAGSTEYGRVDDIPALADIAADVGALCHVDAAWGGFVLPFTSHDWNFASADVDTMTIDPHKMGQAAVPAGGLLARGPEFLDELAIDTPYLESTSQVTLTGTRSGAGVASAVAAMEALWPDGYREQYYESQANAEWLAKKLRARGFEVVPPVLPIVAADMPDRLIDTLRDRGWRLSRTGTDEARVVMMPHVDRSMLREFVEDIDAIFAEFDIGR; this is encoded by the coding sequence ATGCAGCGGGTCGAACAGGATCCACAGGACTTCGGGCGCGTCCTCTCGTCGATGTGTACGGAACCGCACCCGGCGGCGCGGGATGCCGCCGAGCGGTTCCTCGCGACGAACCCGGGCGATCCGGGCACGTACGAGACCGTCGCCAAGCTCGAACGCCGCGCGGTCGACCTGCTCGGAGAGGTCGTGGGGCTGCCCGACGTTGCGGGCTACGTCGCCTCCGGCGGTACGGAGGCCAACATCCAGGCGGTCCGCATCGCGCGCAACCGCTTCGAGACCGACACCCGCAACCCGAACGTCGTCGCCCCCCAGCACGCGCACTTCTCGTTCTGGAAGGCCGCCGACGTGCTCGGCGTCGAGTTGCGGACGGCGCCGCTCTCGGGCTACACGGCCAACCTGGAGGCCATCAAGCAGCAGGTCGACGAGGACACCATCGCCGTCGTCGGCGTCGCCGGCTCCACGGAGTACGGGCGCGTCGACGACATCCCCGCGCTCGCCGACATCGCGGCCGACGTGGGGGCGCTCTGTCACGTCGACGCCGCGTGGGGCGGCTTCGTCCTGCCGTTCACCAGCCACGACTGGAACTTCGCCTCCGCCGACGTGGACACGATGACCATCGACCCCCACAAGATGGGCCAGGCCGCGGTGCCGGCCGGCGGCCTGCTCGCGCGCGGCCCCGAGTTCCTCGACGAACTCGCCATCGATACCCCCTACCTCGAATCCACCTCGCAGGTGACGCTCACCGGGACCCGCTCCGGCGCGGGCGTCGCGTCGGCGGTCGCGGCGATGGAGGCGCTGTGGCCCGACGGCTACCGCGAGCAGTACTACGAATCGCAGGCAAACGCCGAGTGGCTCGCGAAGAAGCTCCGCGCGCGCGGCTTCGAGGTCGTCCCGCCGGTGTTGCCCATCGTCGCCGCCGACATGCCCGACCGCCTCATCGACACCCTCCGGGACCGCGGCTGGCGGCTCTCGCGCACGGGCACCGACGAGGCCCGCGTCGTGATGATGCCCCACGTCGACCGCTCGATGCTCCGGGAGTTCGTCGAGGATATCGACGCCATCTTCGCCGAGTTCGACATCGGGCGATAG
- a CDS encoding helix-turn-helix transcriptional regulator: protein MAETTNRDPELARTLLRRREVLGAVCDGTGDKRTIVDQLDIPRSTLDDVMRELSDAGLVRYADGEWVPTTVGRCARDIHEAYVERIAGLAGAAAVLEPLSDADIDPAMLDGCTVLEPDAVLPDRNVTAFTERVRDATSLQGLVPQALAGHVPSVHEEMIGDPEMTTELVFDTAVYDELLELYPERTAVALEHDAITMYRAPLDTEYGLWIADGDSVGIIVYAGGGARGIIMNDSDAAVEWALERFRAARDRAEEAPAE from the coding sequence ATGGCCGAGACGACGAACCGCGACCCCGAACTCGCGCGCACCCTGCTCCGCCGGCGCGAGGTCCTCGGCGCGGTCTGCGACGGGACGGGCGACAAACGGACCATCGTCGACCAGCTCGACATCCCGCGGTCCACCCTCGACGACGTGATGCGGGAGCTCTCCGACGCCGGGCTCGTCCGGTACGCCGACGGGGAGTGGGTGCCGACGACGGTCGGGCGGTGTGCACGCGACATCCACGAGGCGTACGTCGAGCGGATCGCCGGGCTGGCGGGCGCGGCGGCGGTGCTCGAACCGCTCTCCGACGCCGACATCGACCCGGCGATGCTCGACGGGTGTACCGTGCTGGAACCGGACGCGGTGCTCCCCGACCGGAACGTGACCGCGTTCACCGAACGGGTCCGGGACGCCACGTCGCTCCAGGGGCTCGTCCCGCAGGCGCTGGCCGGACACGTGCCGTCGGTCCACGAGGAGATGATCGGCGACCCGGAGATGACGACGGAGCTGGTGTTCGACACGGCCGTCTACGACGAACTGCTCGAACTGTACCCCGAGCGGACCGCGGTGGCGCTCGAACACGACGCCATCACCATGTACCGGGCCCCCCTCGACACCGAGTACGGCCTCTGGATCGCCGACGGTGACAGCGTCGGCATCATCGTCTACGCCGGTGGGGGCGCCCGCGGCATCATCATGAACGACAGCGACGCCGCCGTCGAGTGGGCACTGGAGCGGTTCCGGGCGGCCCGCGACCGGGCCGAGGAAGCCCCCGCCGAGTGA
- a CDS encoding aldo/keto reductase — translation MNHRELGDSGVEVSEVGFGAWVVGTDWWGDRTEDQAVEMVQHALDRGITYFDTSDVYGHGDSEELLGRALAEHRDEVVLGTKVGYDFYNNPQAGHGELPKDLSVDYLDEAFEKSLDRLGTDHVELLQLHNANADEVDADVLAWLDEQREQGRVEAVGWALGPSIGWLAEGDAAVAHEFDVVQTVFNMFEQTPGRHFIETIRAENAATSVMARVPHSSGLLNEQVTPETELDEGDHRGHRPTAWYEAGWEKIENVRFLERDGARTLGQAAIQWLLSFDEMATVTPTFRTEADIDEWAAAPDTPALDEAELERVEELYAENFGATQDDGMDAADLRTSVGGEDLRDAGVLSSAAGD, via the coding sequence ATGAACCATCGAGAACTCGGTGACTCGGGTGTCGAGGTCAGCGAGGTCGGCTTCGGCGCGTGGGTCGTCGGCACGGACTGGTGGGGCGACCGAACCGAGGACCAGGCCGTCGAGATGGTCCAGCACGCGCTGGACCGGGGCATCACCTACTTCGACACGAGCGACGTCTACGGCCACGGCGACTCCGAGGAACTGCTCGGGCGCGCGCTCGCCGAGCACCGCGACGAGGTCGTCCTCGGGACGAAGGTCGGCTACGACTTCTACAACAACCCGCAGGCCGGCCACGGCGAACTCCCGAAGGACCTCTCCGTCGACTACCTCGACGAGGCGTTCGAGAAGAGCCTCGACCGGCTCGGCACGGACCACGTCGAACTGCTCCAGCTGCACAACGCCAACGCCGACGAGGTCGACGCGGACGTGCTGGCGTGGCTCGACGAGCAGCGCGAGCAGGGCCGCGTCGAGGCGGTCGGCTGGGCGCTCGGGCCGTCCATCGGCTGGCTCGCCGAGGGTGACGCGGCGGTCGCTCACGAGTTCGACGTCGTCCAGACCGTCTTCAACATGTTCGAGCAGACGCCCGGCCGGCACTTCATCGAGACCATCCGCGCCGAGAACGCCGCGACGAGCGTCATGGCCCGGGTCCCGCACTCCTCGGGCCTGCTCAACGAGCAGGTCACCCCGGAGACGGAGCTCGACGAGGGCGACCACCGCGGCCACCGCCCGACCGCGTGGTACGAGGCCGGGTGGGAGAAGATCGAGAACGTCCGGTTCCTCGAACGGGACGGGGCACGGACGCTCGGCCAGGCCGCCATCCAGTGGCTCCTCTCGTTCGACGAGATGGCCACCGTCACGCCGACGTTCCGCACCGAGGCGGACATCGACGAGTGGGCCGCCGCACCCGACACGCCCGCGCTGGACGAGGCGGAACTGGAGCGCGTCGAGGAACTGTACGCGGAGAACTTCGGCGCCACGCAGGACGACGGCATGGACGCTGCCGACCTGCGGACGAGCGTCGGCGGCGAGGACCTGCGCGATGCCGGCGTGCTGTCGAGCGCGGCCGGGGACTGA
- a CDS encoding acyltransferase codes for MTKRHVRLPVEAEEGLQAFLEDVDRRLGDPEEDTCEVVTETLVDLFGDRDAYDRWQAGEDVSPAERVRLQGYDPCNATLESEYYAEKDEDAFQESKYLQWLWRQFDATPMADNVEFALRFRRMLAKHLFADCGENCRFFKGISMTYGHNIEVGDNVVVHDDVHLDDRGKLTVGDRVSISDGVHIYSHDHDIVDQTEVTNYHTVVEDDVRLTYDAVVQAGCRVGENAVVGSRAVVQDDIPAHHIAVGTPAKSVKVKPGWESVARPVEEDHDRGKDERRIDYELPDDLEQFDEFGRDLQPPDRPDATADADDD; via the coding sequence ATGACCAAACGTCACGTCCGCCTGCCGGTGGAGGCCGAGGAGGGCCTGCAGGCGTTCCTCGAGGACGTGGACCGGCGGCTCGGCGACCCCGAGGAGGACACCTGCGAGGTCGTCACGGAGACGCTCGTCGACCTGTTCGGCGACCGCGACGCCTACGACCGCTGGCAGGCCGGCGAGGACGTCTCGCCCGCCGAGCGCGTCCGGCTCCAGGGATACGACCCCTGCAACGCCACGCTCGAATCCGAGTACTACGCCGAGAAGGACGAGGACGCCTTCCAGGAGTCGAAGTACCTCCAGTGGCTCTGGCGCCAGTTCGACGCCACGCCGATGGCCGACAACGTGGAGTTCGCGCTCCGCTTCCGCCGGATGCTGGCGAAGCACCTGTTCGCCGACTGCGGGGAGAACTGTCGCTTCTTCAAGGGCATCTCGATGACCTACGGCCACAACATCGAGGTCGGCGACAACGTCGTGGTCCACGACGACGTCCACCTCGACGACCGCGGGAAGCTCACGGTCGGTGACCGCGTCTCCATCTCCGATGGGGTCCACATCTACAGCCACGACCACGACATCGTCGACCAGACCGAGGTGACCAACTACCACACCGTCGTCGAGGACGACGTCCGGCTCACCTACGACGCGGTCGTCCAGGCCGGCTGCCGGGTCGGCGAGAACGCCGTCGTCGGCTCCCGCGCCGTCGTCCAGGACGACATCCCCGCCCACCACATCGCCGTCGGGACGCCCGCCAAGAGTGTGAAGGTCAAGCCCGGCTGGGAGTCCGTCGCTCGGCCCGTCGAGGAGGACCACGACCGCGGGAAGGACGAGCGCCGCATCGACTACGAGCTGCCCGACGACCTGGAGCAGTTCGACGAGTTCGGGCGGGACCTGCAGCCGCCGGACCGCCCCGACGCAACCGCCGACGCCGACGACGACTGA
- a CDS encoding DUF4097 family beta strand repeat-containing protein, producing MPSSDDSDDGTAPLTTNAPTRRAFLASGAAAATVGLAGCSFGTGPLETERSTNVYSIPAGTAIDVSNANGDVVVEPMPEGDDVEVGILKRTRGGRDRFDRVSVLSGVDDGTLELETDYEGALAPGRVSVDLTVRVPEGHPLVAARTGNGDVTATDVAGDADLGSGNGDVIAENVDGYVDLETANGDTEATGTTGLTGARSANGDVAVEVFALREAVSCSSGNGDVDVGVPADLSADVTLSVGNGDLVVEGVDLENRSGGGDRITGQLNGGGPELSCEVGNGDVRLYGLDT from the coding sequence ATGCCCTCCAGCGACGACAGCGACGACGGCACCGCCCCGCTCACGACGAACGCGCCGACTCGACGAGCGTTCCTCGCGAGCGGGGCGGCCGCCGCGACGGTCGGCCTCGCCGGCTGCTCGTTCGGGACCGGTCCGCTGGAGACCGAGCGCTCGACGAACGTCTACAGCATCCCCGCCGGGACCGCCATCGATGTCTCGAACGCGAACGGCGACGTCGTGGTCGAGCCGATGCCGGAGGGCGACGACGTGGAGGTCGGCATCCTGAAGCGCACCCGCGGGGGCCGCGACCGCTTCGACCGCGTCTCGGTCCTCTCGGGAGTGGACGACGGCACGCTCGAACTCGAGACAGACTACGAGGGCGCCCTGGCACCGGGCCGCGTCTCGGTCGACCTCACGGTCCGGGTTCCGGAGGGGCACCCGCTCGTGGCCGCCCGCACCGGGAACGGCGACGTGACCGCGACCGACGTGGCCGGCGACGCGGACCTCGGATCGGGCAACGGTGATGTCATCGCGGAGAACGTGGACGGCTACGTCGACCTGGAGACCGCCAACGGCGACACCGAGGCGACCGGGACGACCGGGCTGACCGGCGCCCGGAGCGCCAACGGCGACGTGGCGGTCGAGGTGTTCGCCCTCCGCGAGGCCGTCTCCTGCTCGTCGGGCAACGGCGACGTCGATGTCGGCGTCCCGGCCGACCTGTCGGCCGACGTGACGCTCTCGGTCGGGAACGGTGACCTCGTGGTGGAGGGTGTCGACCTCGAGAACCGGTCGGGCGGCGGTGACCGCATCACCGGCCAGCTGAACGGCGGCGGCCCCGAACTCTCCTGCGAGGTCGGGAACGGGGACGTGCGACTGTACGGGCTGGACACCTAG
- a CDS encoding aryl-sulfate sulfotransferase: MNRRLAVPAVVLLLAVALLVGQAATAPAPGGGAPATPDAPAGGEGAYPGETLIAVQVYGWFTEDNGQAITVDRNGTRTWTYDPPHSYVFDAEALDNGNVQVAFGQNPLAENVRCPDEYYSGERPAGKNGCIYNRVVEVNPETNEIVWEHSWYDAYPTHHEVHDADRLPNGETVIIDMGNNRVFTVDRSGQITWSWYAENHLSEGTEFWNEYVAPLPEEEREEFRKQGPESDWTHMNDVDRLENGNFQLSIRNFDTTIEIERPSGDIVDVIGAPTRHEVMNEQHNPNRLERHDTLLIADSENDRVVEVHTSNGSVVWEYDGTGSGEKLAWPRDADRLPNGNTLVTDSRNFRVLEVGPNGSVVWSHSLADRKGIVYEADRLGPGDDPMPEEPDDVPAGGDLQSRSTGGVGDSIATVESWLGFVFPPWVGLAELLTGLVGLVAGVALLWEGYRDGWFADVA, encoded by the coding sequence ATGAACCGCCGCCTTGCGGTCCCCGCGGTCGTCCTCCTCCTCGCGGTGGCGCTGCTCGTCGGGCAGGCCGCCACCGCGCCCGCGCCCGGTGGCGGCGCCCCGGCCACCCCCGACGCCCCGGCGGGTGGCGAGGGTGCCTACCCCGGCGAGACGCTCATCGCCGTCCAGGTGTACGGCTGGTTCACCGAGGACAACGGACAGGCCATCACCGTCGACCGGAACGGCACGCGGACCTGGACGTACGACCCGCCACACTCGTACGTGTTCGACGCCGAGGCCCTCGACAACGGGAACGTGCAGGTCGCGTTCGGGCAGAACCCGCTCGCCGAGAACGTCCGGTGCCCGGACGAGTACTACAGCGGCGAGCGCCCGGCCGGCAAGAACGGCTGCATCTACAACCGCGTCGTCGAGGTGAACCCCGAGACCAACGAGATCGTCTGGGAGCACTCCTGGTACGACGCCTACCCGACCCACCACGAGGTCCACGACGCCGACCGGCTGCCGAACGGTGAGACGGTCATCATCGACATGGGGAACAACCGCGTGTTCACCGTCGACCGCTCGGGGCAGATCACGTGGTCGTGGTACGCGGAGAACCACCTCTCCGAGGGCACCGAGTTCTGGAACGAGTACGTCGCGCCGCTCCCCGAGGAGGAACGGGAGGAGTTCCGCAAGCAGGGCCCGGAGAGCGACTGGACGCACATGAACGACGTCGACCGCCTGGAGAACGGCAACTTCCAGCTCTCGATCCGCAACTTCGACACGACCATCGAGATCGAGCGCCCGTCCGGCGACATCGTCGACGTCATCGGCGCGCCCACGCGCCACGAGGTGATGAACGAGCAGCACAACCCCAACCGGCTGGAGCGCCACGACACCCTGCTGATCGCGGATTCGGAGAACGACCGGGTCGTCGAGGTCCACACGAGCAACGGCTCCGTCGTCTGGGAGTACGACGGCACCGGCTCGGGCGAGAAGCTGGCGTGGCCGCGCGACGCCGACCGCCTCCCCAACGGGAACACGCTCGTCACGGACTCGCGGAACTTCCGGGTGCTGGAGGTGGGGCCGAACGGGAGCGTCGTCTGGTCGCACTCGCTGGCCGACCGCAAGGGCATCGTCTACGAGGCCGACCGCCTCGGGCCCGGCGACGACCCGATGCCCGAGGAACCCGACGACGTGCCCGCGGGCGGCGACCTGCAGAGCCGCTCGACGGGTGGAGTCGGTGACAGTATCGCGACCGTCGAGTCCTGGCTCGGCTTCGTCTTCCCGCCCTGGGTCGGCCTCGCCGAGCTCCTGACCGGCCTTGTCGGCCTCGTCGCCGGCGTGGCGCTCCTCTGGGAGGGCTACCGGGACGGCTGGTTCGCTGACGTGGCCTGA
- a CDS encoding Lrp/AsnC family transcriptional regulator produces MVRAYVMVKAHTGEADRLLREIEAIDGVVDATVVAGDVDLIAKLDVPSPAEVKTVAADRIQNIDGVEDTQTYVAMG; encoded by the coding sequence ATGGTCCGCGCCTACGTGATGGTGAAGGCCCACACCGGCGAGGCCGACCGGCTCCTGCGGGAGATCGAGGCCATCGACGGCGTCGTCGACGCCACCGTCGTCGCGGGCGACGTGGACCTCATCGCGAAACTGGACGTGCCGTCGCCGGCCGAGGTCAAGACCGTCGCCGCCGACCGCATCCAGAACATCGACGGGGTCGAGGACACGCAGACCTACGTCGCGATGGGCTGA
- a CDS encoding potassium channel family protein, whose product MRFVIVGAGRVGMRTARVLREEGHDVVIVEPDRTKVERLREEGFAVVEGDGSREELLLDLDLEEIDGLAALTPDLVVNFTACMIAKDYGCRTVLRADDDYREYVIRKYASDVDEVVYPERLGAVLAKNALLGGNIRAIADVAQEVQLVELTVTEESPMRGYTLSELEMPANSRLLAFGKAGSPVEIPEPDQSLEEGDRLVVIAGFDVLGDVRQLIVGGEDAQQVAAAAAGGE is encoded by the coding sequence ATGCGATTCGTTATCGTCGGTGCGGGGCGCGTCGGGATGCGGACGGCGCGCGTGCTCCGCGAGGAGGGCCACGACGTGGTCATCGTCGAGCCGGACCGGACGAAGGTCGAGCGCCTCCGCGAGGAGGGGTTCGCGGTCGTCGAGGGCGACGGCTCGCGGGAGGAGCTCCTGCTGGATCTCGATCTCGAGGAGATCGACGGGCTCGCGGCCCTGACGCCGGACCTCGTCGTGAACTTCACCGCCTGCATGATCGCGAAGGACTACGGCTGCCGGACGGTGCTGCGGGCCGACGACGACTACCGCGAGTACGTCATCCGGAAGTACGCCAGCGACGTCGACGAGGTGGTCTACCCCGAGCGGCTGGGCGCCGTCCTGGCGAAGAACGCCCTGCTGGGCGGGAACATCCGCGCCATCGCCGACGTGGCCCAGGAGGTCCAGCTCGTCGAGCTGACGGTCACGGAGGAGTCGCCGATGCGGGGGTACACCCTCTCGGAGCTGGAGATGCCCGCGAACTCGCGGCTGCTCGCGTTCGGGAAGGCCGGGAGCCCGGTGGAGATCCCCGAGCCCGACCAGTCGCTGGAGGAGGGCGACCGGCTCGTCGTCATCGCCGGGTTCGACGTCCTGGGTGACGTCCGTCAGCTCATCGTCGGCGGCGAGGACGCCCAGCAGGTCGCGGCCGCGGCTGCCGGAGGTGAGTGA
- a CDS encoding YybH family protein translates to MSTKRVSADADVRAASDQFYSALEAMANGDASSMPEIWSHEDDVTTMHPIGGREEGWEAVSESFAGVASASTDGTVTRSDQVVRVIGDAAYELCTESVSWTFAGEPMSLEGRTTNVYRKENDEWKMVHHHADLHAEFAEKVANMGA, encoded by the coding sequence ATGTCTACAAAACGCGTATCAGCTGACGCCGATGTCCGAGCTGCATCCGACCAGTTCTACAGTGCGCTGGAAGCGATGGCGAACGGGGATGCCAGCTCCATGCCGGAGATCTGGTCACACGAGGACGACGTGACGACCATGCACCCGATCGGTGGACGTGAGGAGGGCTGGGAGGCCGTCTCGGAGTCCTTCGCGGGGGTCGCATCGGCGAGTACCGATGGCACGGTCACCCGATCGGACCAGGTCGTCCGCGTCATCGGCGATGCTGCGTACGAACTCTGCACCGAGTCGGTGTCGTGGACGTTCGCGGGTGAACCGATGTCCCTGGAGGGCCGGACGACCAACGTCTACCGGAAGGAGAACGACGAGTGGAAGATGGTCCACCACCACGCCGATCTCCACGCCGAGTTCGCCGAGAAAGTGGCGAACATGGGTGCCTGA
- a CDS encoding b(o/a)3-type cytochrome-c oxidase subunit 1 produces MATITPDESDTGTATDDQVIDEDRNAFVDKFPTEARLTRYTFLVAFVALGIGGLFGLIQALHRTGAFRGFVSSADYYTILTGHGVLLVLVFTTFFISGFFNWAITRSLDRGSVDPRVEYGGFAMLLVGTVLAAVAILGGLVDSVPLSADVLFTFYPPLQAHPAFYIGAALIVVGSWVVGLGWFRRFWAWRKTNADERIPLQAFMVLTTMVMWYVATIGIAIEVVVFLIPWSLGLISTPDPTLARTLFWFFGHPVVYFWLLPAYLAWYTIMPKLAGGRLFSDPLARIVFVLFVLLSTPVGFHHQYVDPGIPEGFKFVAMTNTMFLLLPSLLTAFTVVASLEHAGRQQGGDGYFGWLKTLPWGNPAFSGMALAGLMFAAGGFSGMINAGMNINYLVHNTLWVPGHFHLTVGTAFALTAMAASFWLVPQITGKRLQLRGVAAVQPYMWFLGMTLMSNAMHRAGLIGVPRRTAEPQYEAFNYAQTVGGYGEMRIQIALGGTLLFVALVMFLAVMFATILAGKGGDLRVNSEFPEPLSGAEDAPKVLDNLRLWAVFALLLVVLAYGFPIYSMIQSGALDPTIPAVPVSVAGWLPI; encoded by the coding sequence ATGGCGACCATCACCCCTGACGAGAGCGACACCGGGACCGCGACCGACGATCAGGTCATCGACGAGGACCGCAACGCCTTCGTCGACAAGTTCCCCACCGAGGCCCGCCTGACCCGCTACACGTTCCTCGTCGCGTTCGTCGCGCTGGGCATCGGGGGACTGTTCGGCCTCATCCAGGCGCTCCACCGGACCGGTGCCTTCCGCGGGTTCGTCTCCTCGGCCGACTACTACACCATCCTCACCGGCCACGGCGTGCTGCTGGTGCTGGTGTTCACGACGTTCTTCATCAGCGGCTTCTTCAACTGGGCCATCACCCGCTCGCTCGACCGGGGGAGCGTCGACCCGCGCGTCGAGTACGGCGGCTTCGCCATGCTCCTCGTCGGGACGGTCCTCGCCGCAGTGGCCATCCTCGGCGGCCTCGTCGACAGCGTGCCGCTCTCGGCGGACGTGCTGTTCACGTTCTACCCGCCGCTGCAGGCTCACCCCGCGTTCTACATCGGCGCGGCGCTCATCGTCGTCGGCTCCTGGGTTGTCGGCCTGGGCTGGTTCCGCCGGTTCTGGGCGTGGCGCAAGACCAACGCCGACGAGCGCATCCCGCTCCAGGCGTTCATGGTCCTGACGACGATGGTGATGTGGTACGTCGCCACCATCGGCATCGCCATCGAGGTCGTCGTCTTCCTCATCCCGTGGTCGCTGGGGCTCATCTCGACGCCGGACCCCACCCTGGCCCGGACCCTGTTCTGGTTCTTCGGCCACCCGGTCGTCTACTTCTGGCTCCTGCCCGCGTACCTCGCGTGGTACACCATCATGCCGAAACTGGCGGGCGGGCGGCTGTTCAGTGATCCGCTCGCGCGTATCGTCTTCGTCCTGTTCGTCCTGCTGTCGACGCCGGTCGGCTTCCACCACCAGTACGTCGACCCCGGCATCCCCGAGGGCTTCAAGTTCGTCGCGATGACGAACACGATGTTCCTCCTGTTGCCGTCGCTGCTGACGGCGTTCACCGTCGTCGCCAGTCTGGAACACGCCGGGCGCCAGCAGGGTGGTGACGGCTACTTCGGCTGGCTGAAGACCCTGCCGTGGGGCAACCCCGCGTTCTCGGGGATGGCGCTGGCCGGCCTGATGTTCGCCGCCGGCGGCTTCTCCGGGATGATCAACGCCGGGATGAACATCAACTACCTCGTCCACAACACGCTGTGGGTGCCCGGCCACTTCCACCTCACCGTCGGCACGGCGTTCGCCCTGACGGCGATGGCCGCGAGCTTCTGGCTCGTGCCCCAGATCACCGGCAAGCGCCTCCAGCTCCGGGGCGTCGCGGCGGTCCAGCCGTACATGTGGTTCCTCGGCATGACGCTGATGTCGAACGCGATGCACCGCGCCGGCCTCATCGGCGTCCCCCGACGCACCGCGGAGCCACAGTACGAGGCCTTCAACTACGCGCAGACGGTCGGCGGCTACGGCGAGATGCGCATCCAGATCGCGCTCGGCGGCACCCTGCTGTTCGTCGCGCTCGTGATGTTCCTCGCGGTGATGTTCGCGACCATCCTCGCGGGCAAGGGCGGCGACCTCCGGGTCAACAGCGAGTTCCCCGAGCCGCTGTCTGGCGCCGAGGACGCCCCGAAGGTGCTCGACAACCTCCGCCTGTGGGCCGTCTTCGCGCTCCTGCTGGTCGTGCTGGCCTACGGCTTCCCCATCTACTCGATGATCCAGAGCGGGGCGCTCGACCCGACCATCCCCGCCGTGCCGGTGTCGGTCGCCGGCTGGTTGCCGATATGA
- a CDS encoding cytochrome c oxidase subunit II, producing the protein MEIHRYEKAWFVAGMVLIVGFIGTIAYGAVGPGIAMVDDSGGQVGATPIANGNWDAVDNFQEPGVYQSGENSYDVYIVAQRFAFNPGTGEPVRVPAGSEVTFYVASADVMHGFNIAGTNVNVMVAPGQVSKMTARFDEPATYGIICHEYCGAGHHDMAGTMEVVPQSEYDQEPSDGEDRERLRAALTYGGDR; encoded by the coding sequence ATGGAGATACACAGATACGAGAAGGCGTGGTTCGTCGCGGGGATGGTGCTCATCGTCGGGTTCATCGGGACCATCGCGTACGGGGCGGTCGGCCCGGGAATCGCGATGGTCGACGACTCCGGCGGCCAGGTCGGCGCGACCCCCATCGCCAACGGGAACTGGGATGCTGTCGACAACTTCCAGGAACCGGGCGTCTACCAGAGCGGTGAGAACAGCTACGACGTGTACATCGTGGCCCAGCGGTTCGCGTTCAACCCCGGGACGGGCGAACCGGTCCGGGTGCCGGCGGGGAGCGAGGTGACGTTCTACGTCGCCTCCGCCGACGTCATGCACGGGTTCAACATCGCCGGCACGAACGTGAACGTCATGGTGGCGCCCGGGCAGGTCTCGAAGATGACCGCCCGGTTCGACGAGCCGGCGACCTACGGGATCATCTGTCACGAGTACTGTGGCGCCGGCCACCACGACATGGCCGGGACGATGGAGGTCGTCCCGCAGTCCGAGTACGACCAGGAGCCGAGCGACGGCGAGGACCGCGAACGGCTCCGCGCCGCGCTGACGTACGGAGGTGACCGATAA